GGCTAACTTTTCTTCTACCAAACATCCCATAATATGTGGGAAATCTGAACTTCTGTGCTCCAGTTTGAGGTGTCCCTGAACGTCCCTCCATAGAGCAGGTTGCTCTTAGCCCATCCTTTACCCGGATCTACAAAGTTAAATCTAAAATGAAAACATCCTTTATTGGTGAATAGAAAGTGAGCCGAAGTAAAGCAGACATCGTGTTTATTATATGAAAGTATTAATACATGTGTAATAATCCGTTTTTATTACTTAAATTAGAATATAACGTTTAATGTACGGCTTTTAAACAGCGCTTCAATATGATCTCAATTCGCATCGTATCTAATGGAGCAAATTCCTGCAATTTAAAGTCTTAGATCAATTTCTAttctttgttgttgtgtttgaaATGTGAGCCGAATTAAAGCAGGCATCCTGTTTATTATGTCTATAACAGTATTAATGCATGTGTTTTATTCTCGTAATTACACCTGCAAACTGTATTTATAAAGTTTACATTAATTAATGCAACGTCTCTAATCCAGATGTCCTTTACAAGTCTGTCGTTTTAAGACAAAAATAAACCATTAAATAACtacttttaaatgttctatAACAACATGAAAGTCCTCTGGTTTCGTCTGCATGCTTTTCTTCCACCAAACATCCCATAATAAGAGTGAAATCAACTTCTTGTTACAGGGGCTCAAATGTGATCGTGTTTATTCTATAGAGTGTGTTTTTAGTTTAAATGAGCCTCTGCCGGTCTGATGGTGCGTTCAGGAGCCTCTGCCGGTCTGATGGTGCGTTCAGGAGCCTCTGCCGGTCTGATGGTGCGTTCAGGAGCCTCTGCCGGTCTGATGGTGCGTTCAGGAGCCTCTGCCGGTCTGATGGTGCGTTCAGGAGCCTCTGCCGGTCTGATGGTGCGTTCAGGAGCCTCTGCCGGTCTGACGGTGCGTTCAGGAGCCTCTGCCACTTGAAGCCTCTCGCTCAGCGGAGACAGAAAGTGAGACTCAAAGGATGTTGGAGAGCTCGATGCTGATTGGTCGACGCCTTCTGAAGCCCGAATGGTCTCTTTGTCTCCGATCAGCAGtaaactcttattttgaaggtcgTGACCTCTGGCTTTAAAGCGTCCTGTTGAGTTTCAACAGAAGCTTCAATAAAACCCTCCTCCtttgttcctcctcctcctcttcacatgcTCAGAGCCTTCAAAGTGTCTGTCCTCTTCACATGCTCAGAGCCTTCACAGTGTCTCTCCTCTTCACATGCTCAGAGCCTTCACAGTCTCTGTCCTCTTCACATGCTCAGAGCCTTCACAGTCTCTGTCCTCTTCACATGCTCAGAGCCTTCACAGTGTCTGTCCTCTTCACATGCTCAGAGCCTTCAAAGTGTCTGTCCTCTTCACATGGTCAGAGCCttcaaagtctctgcaggttCCTCGTTTTATGGGATGCTTGGTGGACCGGACGCACAGAGGACGTTCCTGCTGTGAGGCCACGTGTCAACGTTCAGGCTGAGGTGCTTGGGAGGACGGAGACTGACCTGTAAACGGGTCCTCTCAAGGACGTGAGACGCCTTGAGAGGACCCGTTGAGACACCTTGAGAGGACACACGCTGAGACACCTTGAGAGGACACACTCTGTAGCACGTTGAGACACCTTGAGAGGACACACGCTGAGACACCTTGAGAGGACACACTCTGTAGCACGTTGAGACACCTTGAGAGGACACACGCTGAGACACCTTGAGAGGACACACTCTGTAGCACGTGAGACGCCTTGAGAGGACACACGTTGAGACACCTTGAGAGGACACACGCTGAGACACCTTGAGAGGACACACTCTGTAGCACGTGAGACGCCTTGAGAGGACACACGTTCAGACACCTTGAGAGGACACACTCTGTAGCACGTTGAGACACCTTGAGAGGACACACGCTGAGACACCTTGAGAGGACACACTCTGTAGCACGTGAGACGCCTTGAGAGGACACACGTTGAGACACCTTGAGAGGACACACGCTGAGACAccttgagacacacacacaaagagacacacacacacacaggtcattGTCAGCGTTTCCTgtcagttcaaagtgctttttaAATTAATGTCGTCTGACCTCCATccgtctgtctctgtgtgtgtgtgtgtgtgtgtgtgtgtgtgtgtgtgtgtgtgtgtgtgtgtgtgtgtgtgtgtgtgtgtgtgtgtgtgtgtgtgtattattgagaagaagaagaagaagaagaagaagaagaagaagaagaagaagaagaagaagaagaagaagaaggaggtcACGTTGGCTCCGTTCTGTCTCTCAGAAACACTCAGGTGTGATTCAAGTCCCTCTgatgtctcacctgtgtgtctcacctgtgtctccgggtgtcctctgatgtctcacctgtgtctccgggtgtcctctgatgtctcacctgtgtgtctcacctgtgtctccagGTGTCCTCTGAtatctcacctgtgtgtctcacctgtgtctccgggtgtcctctgatgtctcacctgtgtgtctcacctgtgtctccgggtgtcctctgatgtctcacctgtgtgtctcacctgtgtgtctcacctgtgtctccgggtgtcctctcacctgtgtctccaggtgtcctctgatgtctcacctgtgtctccgggtgtcctctcacctgtgtgtctcacctgtgtctctgggtgtcctctgatgtctcacatgtgtgtctcacctgtgtgtctccaggtgtcctctgatgtctcacctgtgtgtctcacctgtgtctccagGTGTCCTCTGatttctcacctgtgtgtctcacctgcgTCTCCGGGTGTCCTCTgatgtctcacctgtgtgtctcacctgtgtctccagGTGTCCTCTGAtatctcacctgtgtgtctcacctgtgtctccgggtgtcctctgatgtctcacctgtgtgtctcacctgtgtctccgggtgtcctctgatgtctcacctgtgtgtctcacctgtgtgtctcacctgtgtctccgggtgtcctctcacctgtgtctccaggtgtcctctgatgtctcacctgtgtctccgggtgtcctctcacctgtgtgtctcacctgtgtctctgggtgtcctctgatgtctcacatgtgtgtctcacctgtgtgtctccaggtgtcctctgatgtctcacctgtgtgtctcacctgtgtctccagGTGTCCTCTGatttctcacctgtgtgtctcacctgcgTCTCCGGGTGTCCTCTgatgtctcacctgtgtgtctcacctgtgtctccaggtgtcctctcacctgtgtgtctcacctgtgtctccagGTGTCCTCTGATatctcacctgtgtctccaggtgtcctctgatgtctcacctgtgtgtctcacctgtgtctccgggtgtcctctgatgtctcacctgtgtctccgggtgtcctctgatgtctcacctgtgtgtctcacctgtgtgtctcacctgtgtctctgggtgtcctctcacctgtgtgtctcacctgtgtctccaggtgtcctctgatgtctcacctgtgtctctgggtgtcctctgatgtctcacatgtgtgtctcacctgtgtgtctccaggtgtcctctgatgtctcacctgtgtgtctcacctgtgtctccgggtgtcctctgatgtctcacctgtgtgtctcacctgtgtctccgggtgtcctctgatgtctcacctgtgtctccggGTGTCCTCTCACCTGTaatgtctcacctgtgtctccgggtgtcctctgatgtctcaactgtgtgtctcacctgtgtctccagGTGTCCTCTGAtatctcacctgtgtgtctcacctgtgtctccgggtgtcctctgatgtctcacctgtgtgtctcacctgtgtctccgggtgtcctctgatgtctcacctgtgtgtctcacctgtgtgtctcacctgtgtctccgggtgtcctctcacctgtgtgtctcacctgtgtctctgggtgtcctctgatgtctcacatgtgtgtctcacctgtgtgtctccagGTGTCCTCTGAtatctcacctgtgtgtctcacctgtgtctccgggtgtcctctgatgtctcacctgtgtgtctcacctgtgtctccatGTGTCCTCTGatttctcacctgtgtgtctcacctgcaTCTCCGGGTGTCCTCTgatgtctcacctgtgtgtttCACCTGTGTCTCCGGGTGtcctctcacctgtgtgtctcacctgtgtctccgggtgtcctctgatgtctcacctgtgtctccagGTGTCCTCTGATatctcacctgtgtctccaggtgtcctctgatgtctcacctgtgtgtctcacctgtgtctccgggtgtcctctgatgtctcacctgtgtgtctcacctgtgtctccgggtgtcctctgatgtctcacctgtgtgtctcacctgtgtgtctcacctgtgtctccgggtgtcctctcacctgtgtgtctcacctgtgtctccaggtgtcctctgatgtctcacctgtgtctccgggtgtcctctcacctgtgtgtctcacctgtgtctctgggtgtcctctgatgtctcacatgtgtgtctcacctgtgtgtctccaggtgtcctctgatgtctcacctgtgtgtctcacctgtgtctccagGTGTCCTCTGAtatctcacctgtgtgtctcacctgtgtctccgggtgtcctctgatgtctcacctgtgtgtctcacctgtgtctccatGTGTCCTCTGatttctcacctgtgtgtctcacctgcgTCTCCGGGTGTCCTCTgatgtctcacctgtgtgtctcacctgtgtctccgggtgtcctctcacctgtgtgtctccgggtgtcctctgatgtctcacctgtgtgtctcacctgtgtctccaggtgtcctctcacctgtgtgtctcacctgtgtctccagGTGTCCTCTGATTTCTCACCTGTGGGTCTCCGGGTGTCCTCTCACccgtgtgtctcacctgtgtctccagGTGTCCTCTGatttctcacctgtgtctccagGTGTCCTCTGATatctcacctgtgtctccaggtgtcctctgatgtctcacctgtgtgtctcacctgtgtctccgggtgtcctctgatgtctcacctgtgtgtctcacctgtgtctccgggtgtcctctgatgtctcacctgtgtgtctcacctgtgtgtctcacctgtgtctccgggtgtcctctcacctgtgtgtctcacctgtgtctccagGTGTCCTCTGATGTCTCACTTGTGTCTCCGGGTGtcctctcacctgtgtgtctcacctgtgtctctggGTGTCCTCTGATGTCTCACATGTGTGTCTTACCTGTGTGTCTCCAGGTGTCCTCTgatgtctcacctgtgtgtctcacctgtgtctccagGTGTCCTCTGAtatctcacctgtgtgtctcacctgtgtctccgggtgtcctctgatgtctcacctgtgtgtctcacctgtgtctccatGTGTCCTCTGatttctcacctgtgtgtctcacctgcgTCTCCGGGTGTCCTCTgatgtctcacctgtgtgtctcacctgtgtctccgggtgtcctctcacctgtgtgtctcacctgtgtctccgggtgtcctctgatgtctcacctgtgtgtctcacctgtgtctccaggtgtcctctcacctgtgtgtctcacctgtgtctccagGTGTCCTCTGatttctcacctgtgtctccagGTGTCCTCTGATTTCTCACCTGTGGGTCTCCGGGTGTCCTCTCACccgtgtgtctcacctgtgtctccagGTGTCCTCTGatttctcacctgtgtctccagGTGTCCTCTGATatctcacctgtgtctccaggtgtcctctgatgtctcacctgtgtctccgggtgtcctctgatgtctcacctgtgtgtctcacctgtgtctccgggtgtcctctcacctgtgtgtctcacctgtgtctccagGTGTCCTCTGATTTCTCACCTGTGGGTCTCCAGGTGTCCTCTCACCCGTGTGATGTCTCTGAGCTCTGCCGACCTGCTGGACCTCCTGGATCAGTGGGAGGAGCTTAAGGATCTGAACCTGAGCGACCCCAACGCGACCCGGGTCGATGCCACGGTGTGTTCAGGGGCCGTGGGACATGCCAGCGTCCTTTACGTCCTCAGCATCTTCTACCTGTTCATCTTCCTCGTTGGTATCGCCTCCAACGCCCTGGTGGTGTGGGTCAACCTGCGCTCGCACAGGAAGTGCTCAGACGTGTTCGTCCTCCAGCTGGCGGCGGCCGACCTGGTTGCCGTGGCGACTCTACCCGTGCAGGTGAGCTCGATGCTGATTGGTCGCTGGCCGTTCGGCGCGGTGCTGTGTAAACTGACTCACCTGGTGTTCAGCGTGAACCTGTTCTCCAGCATCCTGTTCCTCACCTGTATGAGCGTGGAGCGCCACCTGTCCGTCACGCTGCCCCCTGGAGGCCGCGGGGCGCTAACGCCACGCCGCGGGGAGCTAACGCCACGCCGCGGGGAGCTAACGCCACGCCGCGGGGAGCTAACGCCACGCCGCGGGGAGCTAACGCCACGCCGCGGGATGCTAACGAGACGACTCGTCTGCGCCGCCGTGTGGATGCTAGCGTTAGCCGCCGCGGCGCCAGAGACCTACTTCCTGCAGGTGAGTTCtgttctctctctgtcctctctgtcCCCCAGACGGTGGTCTCTAactctgtcctctctctgtcCCCCAGACGGTGGTCTCTAACTCTGTCCTCTCTCTGACCCCCAGACGGTGGTCTCTATCTCTGTTCTCTCTCTGTCCCCCAGACGGTGGTCTCtatctctgtcctctctctgaCCCCCAGACGGTGGTCTCTAactctgtcctctctctgtcCCCCAGACGGTGGTCTCTAACTCTGTCCTCTCTCTGACCCCCAGACGGTGGTCTCTAACTCTGTCCTCTCTCTGACCCCCAGACGGTggtctctgtcctctctctgaCCCCCAGACGGTGGTCTCTAactctgtcctctctctgtcCCCCAGACGGTGGTCTCTAACTCTGTCCTCTCTCTGACCCCCAGACGGTGGTCTCTAACTCTGTCCTCTCTCTGACCCCCAGACGGTGGTCTCTAactctgtcctctctctgtcCCCCAGACGGtggtctctgtctctgtcctctctctgaCCCCCAGACGGTGGTCTCTAactctgtcctctctctgtcCCCCAGACGGTGGTCTCTAACTCTGTCCTCTCTCTGACCCCCAGACGGtggtctctgtctctgtcctctctctgaCCCCCAGATGGTGGTCTCTAactctgtcctctctctgtcCCCCAGACGGTGGTCTCTAactctgtcctctctctgtcCCCCAGACGGTGGTCTCTAACTCTGTCCTCTCTCTGACCCCCAGACGGTGGTCTCTATCTCTGTTCTCTCTCTGACCCCCAGACGGTGGTCTCtatctctgtcctctctctgtcCCCCAGACGGTGGTCTCTAactctgtcctctctctgtcCCCCAGACGGTGGTCTCTAACTCTGTCCTCTCTCTGACCCCCAGACGGTGGTCTCTATCTCTGTTCTCTCTCTGTCCCCCAGACGGTGGTCTCtatctctgtcctctctctgtcCCCCAGACGGTGGTCTCTAactctgtcctctctctgtcCCCCAGACGGTGGTCTCTAACTCTGTCCTCTCTCTGACCCCCAGACGGTGGTCTCTATCTCTGTTCTCTCTCTGTCCCCCAGACGGTGGTCTCTAactctgtcctctctctgtcCCCCAGACGGTGGTCTCTAactctgtcctctctctgtcCCCCAGACGGTGGTCTCTAACTCTGTCCTCTCTCTGACCCCCAGACGGTGGTCTCTAactctgtcctctctctgtcCCCCAGACGGTGGTCCCTAACTCTGTCCTCTCTCTGACCCCCAGACGGTGGTCTCTAactctgtcctctctctgtcCCCCAGACGGTGGTCTCTAACTCTGTCCTCTCTCTGACCCCCAGACGGTGGTCTCTAactctgtcctctctctgtcCCCCAGACGGTGGTCTCTAACTCTGTCCTCTCTCTGACCCCCAGACGGTGGTCTCtatctctgtcctctctctgtcCCCCAGACGGTGGTCTCTAACTCTGTCCTCTCTCTGACCCCCAGACGGTGGTCTCTAactctgtcctctctctgtcCCCCAGACGGTggtctctgtcctctctctgaCCCCCAGACGGTGGTCTCTAactctgtcctctctctgtcCCCCAGACGGTGGTCTCTAACTCTGTCCTCTCTCTGACCCCCAGACGGtggtctctgtctctgtcctctctctgaCCCCCAGACGGTGGTCTCTAactctgtcctctctctgtcCCCCAGACGGTGGTCTCTAACTCTGTCCTCTCTCTGACCCCCAGACGGTGGTCTCTAactctgtcctctctctgtcCCCCAGACGGtggtctctgtctctgtcctctctctgtcCCCCAGACGGTggtctctgtcctctctctgaCCCCCAGACGGTGGTCTCtatctctgtcctctctctgtcCCCCAGACGGTGGTCTCTAACTCTGTCCTCTCTCTGACCCCCAGACGGTGGTCTCTATCCTCTCTCTGTCCCCCAGACGGTGGTCTCtatctctgtcctctctctgtcCCCCAGACGGTGGTCTCTAACTCTGTCCTCTCTCTGACCCCCAGACGGTGGTCTCTAACTCTGTCCTCTCTCTGACCCCCAGACGGTGGTCTCTAactctgtcctctctctgtcCCCCAGACGGTGGTCTCTAactctgtcctctctctgtcCCCTAGACAGTGGTCTCTAactctgtcctctctctgtcCCCCAGACGGTGGTCTCTATCTCTGTTCTCTCTCTGTCCCCCAGACGGTGGTCTCTAACTCTGTCCTCTCTGACCCCCAGACGGTGGTCTCTAactctgtcctctctctgtcCCCCAGACGGTGGTCTCTAACTCTGTCCTCTCTGACCCCCAGACGGTGGTCTCTCCTCATCACTCCGGCTCCGTGTGTCGCCCGGTCTTCTCGTCTCGTGAGATGATGGTCTTCGTTCAGATGATCTTCTCCGTCCTGGGCTTCCTGCTCCCGCTCCCCATCATCATCGCCTCCTACCTGGCGCTGCCCCCCGACCCCGACCGGGGGGTGAGCCGCCGCGTCGTGCTAAGCTACATCGTGGTGTTCGTGTTGTGCTGGTTACCTCTCCACGTGGTCCTGGTCCTGGACCTGGTGGCCCTGCTGCTGCCCTTCAGCTGCAGTCTGGAGGGCTTCCTGTGGGTGGCGCTGCAGGTGACCCAGTGTGTGTCCATGATGCACTGCGTCTTGAACCCCGTGCTCTACAGCTTCCTGCACCGCAGCTACCGCTACGACCTCATGAAGGCCTTCATCTTCAGGTACTCCAGCCGCTCAGGGGTCGCTCGCCTCATCGACAACGAGAACACAGAGAACACCTCGGAGACCTCGGAGACCCTTGAGACCCTTGAGACCCTTGAGACCCTTGAGACCGAGAGCTCCTTGGCAGAGATCAGAGACCGGATGTAAAGAGTCAGGAACTCTTCCAGGACTTCGACTGTGAACTTTGATCAAGACTTGATATATTTCTTAGGACTTTAAAAGACATTCCTGTCGTAGATGTTTTCCAAGATAGAAACCTTTCCTTTGACTCTTCATCCGGTCTCTGAAGAACTTCTCAAGACACGCAAACGAACCTCCAGCTTCTCAAGTCTCAGGAAACCTTCTCGAGTGTCGGACCGTCCAAACTGTCCTCCAGACTGAGGAACTCTTCCAGAACTTCTCCAGTAGCTCTAATGTGAACGTTGATCAAGACTTGAGATATTTCTTAGGACTTCCTGGAGCAGAAAACCTCTCAAGACGAGAGAGAACTTTCTAAAGACGTGCAGATGTCTGAAAGCTTCTAAAGCTCTCGAGATCAGACCGCCTGAACGGTCCTCCAGATTTCTCTGTCTCTGAAACCTTCGCAGGACTTGGGGGAAACTCCTGAAAGCCTTCAGGACTCTTTGTACAGCCTTAGTTATCAGGAGTTCAGGTACACATCCTCTGTCTGTGGAAAGCTTCTCAAGACCAGAACACTTTCTAAAGACTTGCAGACGTTTTGACTCTTCGTCTGGTCCCTGAAGAACTTCTCTCGCCGTGTCGTACCTGCAGACGGACCAACCCCTTTGAAAGCTTCTCAAGTCTCAAGTGTTTGTGTCCGAACGATCCTCCAGATTTAGGAACTCTTGGTCTGACTCTGAAACCTCCGCAGGACTTCAGGACTCTTCGTAGGACTCGGGAACCTTCTGAGGACTCGAGACCCTCCTCTGTCTGTCGGCACCCGCTGTCCTCCAGATTTCAGGATGTTCTAACGTTCCTATTCTCCGTCTGTAAAACTGTAGAGAACGTCTTAAATATTTACAAACTGTGTTATACTTTTATACCTTTGACTAATATAAATGATTAGAGGATTATACTGTCCATACGTTGTTGACATTATGTTGTTGACATGTGTTGTTGACATTATGTTGTTGACATGTGTTGTTGACATGTGTTGTTGACATGTGTTGTTGACATTATGTTGTTGACATTATGTTGTTGACATTATGGTGTTGACATTATGTTGTTGACATGTGTTGTTGACATGTGTTGTTGACATTATGTTGTTGACATGTGTTGTTGACATGTGTTGTTGACATTATGCTGTTGACATTATGTTGTTGACATGTGTTGTTGACATTATGTTGTTGACATGTGTTGTTGAAATTATGTTGTTGACATGTGTTGTTGACATGTGTTGTTGACATTATGTTGTTGACATGTGTTGTTGACATGTGTTGTTGACATGTGTTGTTGACATTATGCTGTTGACATTATGTTGTTGACATGTGTTGTTGACATTATGTTGTTGACATTATGTTGTTGACATGTGTTGTTGACATTATGTTGTTGACATGTGTTGTTGAAATTATGTTGTTGACATGTGTTGTTGACATTGTGTTGTTGACATTATGTTGTTGACATGTGTTGTTGACATGTGTTGTTGACATTATGTTGTTGACATGTGTTGTTGACATTATGTTGTTGACATGTGTTGTTGAAATTATGTTGTTGACATGTGTTGTTGACATTGTGTTGTTGACATGTGTTGTTGACATTATGCTGTTGACATTATGTTGTTGACATTATGTTGTTGACATTATGTTGTTGATATTATATTCTGtgaaaacatttatattaataCTTGTTATGGTTTaggtaaacatttacatttctaGTTTCTGAATATTTTGTTAATTTTAGTTTTAATATTTTCTGTTATATTGTTGACTTTCTAATgaatataaacaaataaaaatatattattattatttctgtttGCATTCTTTA
This region of Pseudochaenichthys georgianus unplaced genomic scaffold, fPseGeo1.2 scaffold_2048_arrow_ctg1, whole genome shotgun sequence genomic DNA includes:
- the LOC117441854 gene encoding atypical chemokine receptor 3-like; its protein translation is MSLSSADLLDLLDQWEELKDLNLSDPNATRVDATVCSGAVGHASVLYVLSIFYLFIFLVGIASNALVVWVNLRSHRKCSDVFVLQLAAADLVAVATLPVQVSSMLIGRWPFGAVLCKLTHLVFSVNLFSSILFLTCMSVERHLSVTLRGELTPRRGMLTRRLVCAAVWMLALAAAAPETYFLQTVVSPHHSGSVCRPVFSSREMMVFVQMIFSVLGFLLPLPIIIASYLALPPDPDRGVSRRVVLSYIVVFVLCWLPLHVVLVLDLVALLLPFSCSLEGFLWVALQVTQCVSMMHCVLNPVLYSFLHRSYRYDLMKAFIFRYSSRSGVARLIDNENTENTSETSETLETLETLETLETESSLAEIRDRM